One segment of Amycolatopsis alba DSM 44262 DNA contains the following:
- a CDS encoding lasso peptide biosynthesis protein yields MKTAKAVLAACRFVASAKNETGAYRIEEWPPVSRKSWTRKIHVQRAVARLRIAQRKQVGFLDPLDDALFLAAGLRSLGVPASFHLGRELLPSMPPAGIYAWVECDGEVVSTSLPVHQSYLEVYRAEAR; encoded by the coding sequence ATGAAAACAGCCAAAGCCGTTCTTGCCGCCTGCCGATTCGTGGCGTCGGCCAAGAACGAAACCGGCGCCTACCGGATCGAAGAATGGCCACCGGTATCCCGCAAATCGTGGACGCGGAAGATTCACGTCCAGCGGGCGGTCGCCAGGTTGAGGATCGCGCAGCGGAAACAGGTGGGCTTCCTGGATCCGCTGGACGACGCGTTGTTCCTCGCCGCCGGTCTCCGGTCCTTGGGTGTTCCCGCTTCGTTCCACCTAGGCCGCGAACTGCTGCCGTCGATGCCGCCCGCCGGAATCTATGCCTGGGTCGAGTGCGATGGCGAGGTCGTGAGCACGTCGCTCCCCGTGCATCAGTCCTATCTCGAGGTCTACCGCGCGGAGGCACGGTGA
- the adfB gene encoding actinodefensin-associated protein B, translated as MRLAPEVTRTRLPFGGTVLVNGVTMDLAECQEPQSAILDRLLDRSASDAPATRAFAAALLEGGWLIWEDCPDGVA; from the coding sequence TTGCGATTGGCACCGGAGGTCACGCGGACGCGCCTGCCGTTCGGCGGCACCGTGCTGGTCAATGGGGTGACGATGGACCTGGCCGAATGCCAGGAACCACAAAGCGCGATCCTCGACCGCCTGCTGGACCGCTCCGCGTCGGACGCCCCGGCGACGCGTGCTTTCGCCGCCGCCCTGCTCGAAGGCGGATGGCTGATCTGGGAGGACTGTCCCGATGGTGTGGCCTGA